One Curtobacterium sp. MCLR17_007 DNA window includes the following coding sequences:
- a CDS encoding FAD-dependent oxidoreductase, with protein sequence MPKILVVGGGYAGFYTAWKLEKHLRQGEADVVMVDPLPYMTYQPFLPEVAAGSIEPRHAIVSHRRHLKKTRVVTAKVTNVDHATKTATITPELGEPWEESYDQIVMTAGAVSRTFPIPGVADEAIGLKTIEEAAAIRDKVLTNFAKASNLPAGPERDRLLTVVVVGGGFAGIEVFAELRSFVTDLLKSYPQLSFDDTHFHLVEAMGRIMPEVSLETSHWVLKNLAERGATVHLETQLASAEGGVCQLKAKDDSIETIPSDLIIWTAGVMANPMVKGTDFPLEPRGRITVQPDLRIVNEGAVVPDAWACGDVAAVPDLTGGGVGGMCVPNAQHAVRQAKQLAKNLVAIMRNEATVDYKHKNLGAVAGLGLGIGVFQSGKFAMTGFLAWGAHRGYHGLAMPSWERKIRVVGDWVGGFFLGRDIASLDDRETPRAAFETFASRPKPATADEPKAVAAGPEEGKPADAAGPVYATPAEDVSKDAEPIKADSK encoded by the coding sequence GTGCCCAAGATCCTCGTCGTCGGCGGCGGTTACGCCGGCTTCTACACCGCCTGGAAGCTCGAGAAGCACCTTCGTCAGGGCGAAGCCGATGTCGTCATGGTGGACCCGCTGCCGTACATGACCTACCAGCCGTTCCTCCCCGAGGTCGCCGCCGGCTCGATCGAGCCGCGTCACGCGATCGTGTCGCACCGTCGGCACCTCAAGAAGACGCGCGTCGTCACGGCGAAGGTCACGAACGTCGACCACGCCACCAAGACGGCGACGATCACCCCCGAGCTCGGCGAGCCGTGGGAAGAGTCGTACGACCAGATCGTGATGACCGCCGGTGCGGTGTCGCGCACGTTCCCGATCCCGGGTGTCGCGGACGAGGCGATCGGCCTCAAGACCATCGAGGAAGCGGCCGCGATCCGCGACAAGGTCCTCACCAACTTCGCCAAGGCCTCGAACCTGCCGGCGGGTCCCGAGCGTGACCGGCTGCTCACGGTCGTCGTCGTCGGCGGTGGCTTCGCGGGCATCGAGGTCTTCGCCGAGCTCCGCTCCTTCGTCACCGACCTGCTCAAGAGCTACCCGCAGCTGTCGTTCGACGACACACACTTCCACCTGGTCGAGGCGATGGGCCGGATCATGCCCGAGGTCTCGCTCGAGACCTCGCACTGGGTGCTCAAGAACCTGGCCGAGCGTGGCGCGACCGTGCACCTCGAGACCCAGCTCGCGTCGGCCGAGGGCGGCGTCTGCCAGCTCAAGGCGAAGGACGACTCGATCGAGACGATCCCGTCCGACCTGATCATCTGGACCGCCGGCGTCATGGCGAACCCGATGGTCAAGGGCACCGACTTCCCGCTCGAGCCCCGCGGCCGCATCACCGTCCAGCCCGACCTGCGCATCGTCAACGAGGGCGCGGTCGTTCCCGACGCCTGGGCCTGCGGCGACGTCGCGGCCGTGCCGGACCTGACCGGTGGCGGCGTCGGCGGCATGTGCGTCCCGAACGCCCAGCACGCCGTGCGCCAGGCCAAGCAGCTCGCGAAGAACCTCGTCGCGATCATGCGCAACGAGGCAACGGTCGACTACAAGCACAAGAACCTCGGTGCCGTCGCGGGGCTCGGCCTCGGCATCGGTGTCTTCCAGTCCGGCAAGTTCGCCATGACGGGCTTCCTCGCGTGGGGCGCCCACCGTGGCTACCACGGGCTGGCGATGCCGTCGTGGGAGCGCAAGATCCGCGTCGTCGGCGACTGGGTCGGCGGTTTCTTCCTCGGCCGCGACATCGCGTCGCTCGACGACCGCGAGACCCCGCGTGCGGCGTTCGAGACCTTCGCCTCGCGCCCGAAGCCGGCCACGGCCGACGAGCCCAAGGCCGTCGCCGCCGGTCCGGAGGAGGGCAAGCCCGCCGACGCAGCCGGCCCGGTCTACGCGACCCCGGCCGAGGACGTCTCGAAGGACGCCGAGCCGATCAAGGCCGACTCGAAGTAG
- a CDS encoding acyl-CoA desaturase gives MEAALLPSSSTLYRPTTPRAPGATSGTSTYKDLLEEVRSAGLLERRTGFYWGVFAVLVVLVAACWVAVAMLGGSWFQLIPAAVLGALFTQFAFLSHEAAHRQVFASRKWNDHAGRVLGTFVVGLSYTWWMNKHNRHHGNPNTIGKDPDIAQDTVSFIEEDAAERRGLLRALTRVQGWAFFPLLTMEGANLHFLGAKALVTGQHIKGTGRDRVIEGILLVARFGLYFWAVFTFMPFGVGAAFIGVQMAVFGVMMGGSFAPNHKGMPVIAEGARIDFLSRQVRTSRNITGGIWADHLFGGLNHQAEHHLFPNMARPNLRLAKPMVKAHCAKHGIPYTEATLGQSYAIVVAYLNRVGLAARDPFTCPMVTGYRIH, from the coding sequence ATGGAAGCAGCGCTCTTGCCGTCTTCATCGACCCTGTACCGACCCACGACTCCCCGAGCTCCCGGAGCGACCTCCGGCACCTCGACCTACAAGGACCTGCTCGAAGAGGTCCGGTCCGCCGGCCTGCTCGAACGCCGCACCGGCTTCTACTGGGGCGTCTTCGCCGTCCTGGTCGTCCTCGTGGCCGCATGCTGGGTCGCCGTCGCCATGCTCGGCGGTTCGTGGTTCCAGCTCATCCCGGCTGCCGTGCTCGGAGCGCTGTTCACGCAGTTCGCGTTCCTGTCCCACGAAGCCGCGCACCGACAGGTGTTCGCGTCGCGCAAGTGGAACGACCACGCCGGTCGGGTCCTCGGGACCTTCGTGGTCGGGCTGTCGTACACGTGGTGGATGAACAAGCACAACCGCCACCACGGCAACCCGAACACCATCGGCAAGGACCCGGACATCGCGCAGGACACGGTCTCCTTCATCGAAGAGGACGCCGCCGAGCGCCGTGGACTGCTCCGCGCACTCACCCGTGTGCAGGGCTGGGCGTTCTTCCCGCTCCTGACGATGGAAGGCGCGAACCTGCACTTCCTCGGAGCGAAGGCGCTGGTCACCGGACAGCACATCAAGGGCACCGGCCGCGACCGCGTCATCGAGGGCATCCTGCTCGTCGCCCGCTTTGGCCTGTACTTCTGGGCCGTCTTCACGTTCATGCCGTTCGGCGTCGGCGCGGCCTTCATCGGCGTCCAGATGGCGGTCTTCGGCGTGATGATGGGCGGCTCGTTCGCCCCGAACCACAAGGGCATGCCGGTCATCGCCGAGGGCGCCCGCATCGACTTCCTGTCGCGCCAGGTGCGCACCTCGCGCAACATCACGGGCGGCATCTGGGCCGACCACCTCTTCGGCGGGCTGAACCACCAGGCGGAGCACCACCTGTTCCCGAACATGGCGCGGCCGAACCTGCGCCTGGCGAAGCCGATGGTCAAGGCGCACTGCGCCAAGCACGGCATCCCCTACACCGAGGCGACGCTCGGCCAGTCGTACGCGATCGTCGTCGCCTACCTCAACCGCGTCGGACTCGCCGCGCGTGACCCGTTCACGTGCCCGATGGTGACCGGCTACCGGATCCACTGA
- a CDS encoding threonine/serine exporter family protein, translated as MVGFGSALANLRGVLRQPESHVEVVDGETVPVGMLLGTLGALLLDAGSSVTDVRSALEKAREAAGIGPGLAVGVLPALVIVSETATGSATIVNAEGVELSFRQAARANRLVLGLESGSIALAEIPARVRAIRAGTRPPAALPWIAGNALTAAGLAVVFRCPWWAILVTLGVGALVGVIGLLLRRFREAVAIIPFLAAFMSTAVVGIVAAATGFDHVPLFAVCAPVAVFVPGALITNALLELTAADIVTGSSRLVQGVIMLGFMAAGIAAGSALTGLHVDPSSAALVGEVAGVGTDRGGWEAVPSYWVSWVAVVVLALGLGLVFGSGWRLTLVSVAVMVTAYALVSGTSPLWGSVVATGATAALLFIATRLLERLVPVIPATVSFFPAFLLLVPGTVGLVAVSTLDPVALATPLATFVSLCVGTKIGGLLPGLFARNAPTH; from the coding sequence GTGGTGGGATTCGGCAGCGCGCTCGCGAACCTGCGTGGGGTCCTCCGGCAGCCGGAGTCACACGTCGAGGTCGTCGACGGCGAGACCGTCCCCGTCGGCATGCTGCTCGGGACGCTCGGGGCGCTGCTGCTCGACGCGGGCAGCTCCGTCACCGACGTGCGGTCGGCGCTCGAGAAGGCCCGGGAAGCCGCCGGCATCGGTCCCGGACTCGCGGTCGGGGTGTTGCCCGCGCTGGTGATCGTCAGCGAGACCGCCACCGGCTCGGCGACGATCGTCAACGCCGAGGGTGTGGAGCTCTCCTTCCGCCAGGCGGCCCGGGCGAACCGACTCGTCCTCGGTCTCGAGAGCGGGTCGATCGCCCTCGCCGAGATCCCGGCGCGGGTGCGCGCCATCCGAGCCGGCACGCGCCCACCGGCAGCGCTGCCCTGGATCGCCGGCAACGCCCTGACCGCCGCAGGCCTGGCCGTCGTGTTCCGCTGCCCGTGGTGGGCGATCCTGGTCACGCTCGGCGTCGGCGCACTCGTCGGCGTAATCGGCCTGCTGCTCCGCCGCTTCCGCGAGGCGGTGGCGATCATCCCGTTCCTCGCGGCGTTCATGTCGACCGCGGTCGTCGGGATCGTGGCCGCCGCGACCGGGTTCGACCACGTCCCGCTCTTCGCGGTGTGCGCTCCGGTCGCCGTGTTCGTGCCCGGTGCGCTCATCACGAACGCCCTGCTCGAACTAACGGCTGCCGACATCGTCACCGGGTCTTCGCGACTCGTCCAGGGCGTGATCATGCTCGGGTTCATGGCCGCGGGGATCGCCGCCGGCAGCGCCCTCACCGGGCTGCACGTCGACCCCTCGTCAGCGGCGCTCGTCGGTGAGGTCGCCGGCGTCGGGACCGACCGCGGCGGCTGGGAGGCCGTGCCGTCCTACTGGGTCTCGTGGGTGGCGGTGGTCGTGCTGGCGCTCGGCCTCGGCCTGGTCTTCGGTTCCGGCTGGCGTCTGACGCTCGTCTCGGTCGCGGTCATGGTGACGGCGTACGCGCTGGTGAGCGGCACGAGTCCGCTCTGGGGCAGCGTCGTCGCCACCGGAGCGACGGCTGCGCTGCTCTTCATCGCGACCCGCCTGCTGGAACGGCTCGTCCCGGTCATCCCGGCGACGGTCTCGTTCTTCCCTGCGTTCCTGCTGCTGGTGCCGGGCACGGTCGGGCTGGTCGCCGTGTCGACCCTGGACCCCGTCGCCCTCGCGACGCCGCTGGCGACGTTCGTCAGCCTGTGCGTCGGCACGAAGATCGGCGGGCTGCTGCCCGGCCTGTTCGCGCGGAACGCGCCGACCCACTGA
- a CDS encoding AMP-binding protein, with amino-acid sequence MTETRSDYDATRFRDVFEHSYTYANGFARNTHRFATRPALRDPDTDRSWTYAELGATVDRIGGWLLRHGVERGSVVMVELFNSPEFAMLYLACHRIGAVFSPTNFRLAPDEVAFIIEDSAPVVLVHDAGRTAEIGAALSSAAHRPDHVVVLGGQDPTATGFDALLAADPVSVEELAATEPRDTFAETTRLYTSGTTGRPKPVPLPSLVEVLSAHDVIMHFPLSPFDKTLNMSPLFHRGGLYSGGPNPVFYVGAELTTLRHFDADRVLDLVESEQLTFLIGAPPNLVQLANAQERNPRDLSSLRGIVTMGAPLDRAAALRYQELLSPRIFNGYGTTETFWNTFLRPEDFPDGAGSTGRASTDDDVAVVRVYQDRLADPTDTVPKDGSEIGEFAVRTVKSGYSYRNPGLEAEKFSNGWFYPGDLATWDEHERVTIVGRKDDMVISGGENVHPVQVEAVLQEHPGVADSIVVGVPDARWGEVVVAFVVRADRGLPQGDTEAAAELETWTSDHPGLARYKRPRRYRFVDELPYNATGKKVHYLAKATAQDEADRFIEP; translated from the coding sequence ATGACCGAGACCCGATCCGACTACGACGCCACGCGCTTCCGTGACGTCTTCGAGCACAGCTACACCTACGCCAACGGCTTCGCCCGGAACACCCACCGCTTCGCGACCCGACCGGCGCTGCGCGACCCGGACACCGACCGCTCGTGGACCTACGCCGAACTGGGTGCGACCGTCGACCGCATCGGCGGCTGGCTCCTGCGACACGGGGTCGAGCGCGGGTCGGTCGTCATGGTCGAGCTGTTCAACTCGCCCGAGTTCGCGATGCTCTACCTGGCCTGTCACCGCATCGGCGCCGTCTTCTCGCCGACGAACTTCCGGCTCGCGCCCGACGAGGTCGCCTTCATCATCGAGGACTCCGCACCCGTCGTGCTCGTCCACGACGCCGGACGCACGGCCGAGATCGGCGCGGCCCTCTCGAGCGCCGCCCACCGGCCCGACCACGTCGTCGTCCTCGGCGGGCAGGACCCCACGGCCACGGGCTTCGACGCACTGCTGGCCGCCGACCCCGTCTCGGTCGAGGAACTCGCCGCCACGGAACCGCGCGACACGTTCGCCGAGACCACCCGTCTCTACACCTCGGGCACGACCGGCCGTCCCAAGCCCGTCCCGCTCCCGAGCCTGGTCGAGGTCCTCAGCGCGCACGACGTGATCATGCACTTCCCGCTGAGCCCGTTCGACAAGACGCTCAACATGTCGCCGCTCTTCCACCGCGGTGGCCTGTACTCCGGCGGCCCGAACCCGGTGTTCTACGTCGGCGCCGAGCTGACCACGCTGCGGCACTTCGACGCGGACCGCGTGCTCGACCTGGTCGAGTCCGAGCAGCTGACGTTCCTGATCGGTGCCCCGCCGAACCTCGTCCAGCTGGCGAACGCCCAGGAGCGCAACCCGCGCGACCTGTCCAGCCTGCGCGGCATCGTCACGATGGGGGCCCCGCTCGACCGTGCCGCCGCCCTGCGCTACCAGGAGCTGCTCTCCCCGCGCATCTTCAACGGCTACGGCACGACCGAGACGTTCTGGAACACGTTCCTGCGCCCCGAGGACTTCCCGGACGGCGCCGGTTCGACCGGTCGGGCATCGACGGACGACGACGTCGCGGTCGTCCGCGTGTACCAGGACCGGCTCGCCGACCCGACGGACACCGTGCCCAAGGACGGCAGTGAGATCGGTGAGTTCGCGGTCCGCACGGTCAAGTCCGGCTACTCGTACCGGAACCCCGGGCTCGAGGCCGAGAAGTTCTCGAACGGTTGGTTCTACCCGGGCGACCTGGCCACCTGGGACGAGCACGAGCGCGTCACCATCGTCGGCCGCAAGGACGACATGGTGATCTCCGGCGGCGAGAACGTCCACCCCGTCCAGGTCGAGGCCGTGCTGCAGGAGCACCCGGGCGTCGCCGACTCGATCGTCGTCGGTGTCCCGGACGCGCGCTGGGGCGAGGTCGTCGTCGCGTTCGTCGTGCGCGCCGACCGCGGTCTGCCGCAGGGCGACACCGAAGCGGCGGCGGAGCTCGAGACGTGGACGAGCGACCACCCGGGCCTGGCGCGCTACAAGCGTCCGCGCCGCTACCGCTTCGTCGACGAGCTCCCCTACAACGCGACCGGCAAGAAGGTGCACTACCTGGCCAAGGCGACGGCCCAGGACGAAGCGGACCGCTTCATCGAGCCCTGA
- a CDS encoding Ig-like domain-containing protein has protein sequence MSTRGESSGSATVGGGRRGRRPRASLVGALTAALVTGLLALAVVPAAAAAADTTRGTTDTAAAAADTTRGTTDTAPATADTTQPQDQDRAATPAPDPTTAPGDTQADLHVQPTPGAAPTSGSPTPTPPPSGTPAVDPTIADPGDLTSATGRFQGTATPGHRVRVIDPAVTSRSVCTTTTDGDGTWTCSGPVATGPQQVFTVQDLSDASRRTADAPAADVVVPPVISTREPTTGTVVGTGDVGTTVTVSVSGSSAVRTAAVGSDGRWIVSWSTGAAPRPSGTVTMTATATASTADGFRSDLRSAASAPATVTFDRTPPDAPTVTSPRTGDRVAAQALVVRGAGEPRAVLTVYVDRAPVCGATVRADGSWACSTSGGPLTVGAHVVTALQHDAAGNHSPSSTPVTVDVVATTPGSTVSPSGSPGSGSATGGSSGPATGGTGGPTTGTVPGSGGPGSSAGGTTDGTGTGTGDASGGATAGGRPGVDWSGPAGDWSVATSFGRTVPTIQAAASWDTLAVAGAVAVGFLLLVAGPARLVARTLRGRVTLRLGSFTGRNRPRSERRRGDDALPAWASVSIAVVLASVLTLLGVGVSLEARYVRLAIAVLLGTGVLAAAVVIATRWAAGADRHTVGFRVSPWLVLAALVACAVTRAADLSPALVLGVLLVPVGRTDVDTGAMRLGAGVAACARSATWRSCALLVLAATGWLLHSVTTGPGFWTALVSEFAITLCVGGLGSLVATLLPLAGSAGSALWSRSRTRYAAVATVGVALGAAVYSGPGGTHVSPVALALIACVCVAAALGTWLWVRTADADSARA, from the coding sequence ATGAGCACACGTGGGGAGTCCTCGGGATCCGCGACGGTCGGGGGCGGCCGTCGCGGTCGGCGTCCCCGTGCGTCCCTGGTCGGTGCGCTGACTGCGGCGCTGGTGACGGGCCTCCTGGCCCTCGCCGTCGTCCCGGCGGCGGCAGCCGCTGCCGACACGACCCGGGGCACGACGGACACGGCGGCAGCCGCTGCCGACACGACCCGGGGCACGACGGACACGGCGCCAGCCACTGCCGACACGACGCAGCCCCAGGACCAGGACCGGGCGGCAACGCCCGCACCGGATCCCACCACGGCGCCCGGCGACACCCAGGCTGACCTGCACGTGCAACCGACCCCCGGGGCGGCGCCGACGTCCGGTTCCCCCACCCCGACCCCGCCGCCGTCCGGCACCCCCGCCGTCGACCCGACCATCGCCGACCCCGGCGACCTGACGAGCGCGACCGGACGGTTCCAGGGCACGGCGACGCCCGGCCACCGCGTCCGGGTGATCGACCCGGCGGTCACCAGTCGGTCGGTCTGCACCACCACGACGGACGGCGACGGCACCTGGACCTGTTCCGGCCCGGTCGCCACGGGACCGCAGCAGGTCTTCACCGTGCAGGACCTCTCCGACGCGTCCCGCCGCACCGCCGACGCGCCGGCCGCAGACGTCGTCGTCCCGCCGGTGATCAGCACGCGCGAGCCGACGACGGGCACCGTCGTCGGCACCGGCGACGTCGGGACGACCGTCACCGTCTCGGTCTCCGGGTCGTCCGCCGTCCGCACCGCCGCGGTCGGCAGCGACGGCCGGTGGATCGTGTCCTGGTCGACCGGCGCGGCACCGCGACCGAGCGGCACCGTGACGATGACGGCGACCGCGACGGCCAGCACCGCCGACGGGTTCCGCTCCGACCTCCGCAGCGCAGCCTCCGCCCCGGCGACCGTCACGTTCGACCGCACCCCGCCGGATGCCCCGACCGTCACGTCGCCCCGGACCGGTGACCGCGTCGCGGCGCAGGCCCTGGTCGTGCGCGGGGCCGGGGAGCCCCGGGCGGTGCTGACCGTGTACGTCGACCGCGCCCCGGTGTGCGGCGCGACCGTCCGCGCCGACGGCTCCTGGGCGTGCTCGACGTCGGGAGGCCCGCTCACCGTCGGAGCGCACGTCGTCACCGCGCTGCAGCACGACGCCGCGGGCAACCACTCCCCCTCCTCGACGCCGGTCACCGTCGACGTCGTGGCGACGACGCCCGGCTCGACGGTGTCGCCGTCCGGCAGCCCGGGCAGCGGGAGCGCGACGGGCGGCAGCTCCGGGCCCGCGACCGGCGGCACGGGTGGTCCGACCACCGGCACCGTGCCCGGGTCGGGCGGCCCGGGCAGCTCGGCCGGCGGGACCACGGACGGCACCGGCACCGGCACCGGCGATGCGTCCGGGGGCGCTACCGCGGGCGGCCGGCCGGGAGTGGACTGGTCCGGCCCGGCCGGCGACTGGTCCGTGGCGACGTCGTTCGGTCGCACCGTCCCGACGATCCAGGCGGCGGCCTCGTGGGACACGCTCGCGGTCGCGGGCGCCGTCGCGGTCGGGTTCCTGCTGCTGGTCGCCGGACCCGCGCGTCTCGTCGCACGGACCCTGCGCGGACGGGTCACGCTGCGGCTGGGCTCGTTCACCGGTCGCAACCGCCCTCGGTCGGAACGTCGGCGCGGCGACGATGCCCTGCCCGCGTGGGCATCGGTGTCGATCGCCGTGGTGCTGGCGTCCGTGCTGACGCTGCTCGGCGTCGGGGTCTCGCTCGAGGCCCGCTACGTCCGCCTGGCGATCGCGGTCCTGCTGGGGACAGGTGTCCTCGCCGCAGCGGTCGTGATCGCCACCCGGTGGGCTGCGGGTGCCGACCGCCACACCGTGGGGTTCCGGGTGTCGCCATGGCTCGTCCTCGCCGCCCTCGTCGCATGCGCCGTCACCCGCGCGGCCGACCTGTCCCCCGCCCTGGTGCTCGGCGTCCTGCTGGTCCCGGTCGGGCGGACCGACGTGGACACGGGTGCGATGCGGCTCGGTGCCGGGGTCGCCGCCTGCGCCAGGAGCGCGACCTGGCGGTCCTGCGCGCTGCTGGTCCTCGCCGCGACGGGCTGGCTCCTGCACAGCGTGACGACCGGGCCCGGGTTCTGGACCGCGCTCGTCTCCGAGTTCGCGATCACGCTCTGCGTCGGCGGCCTCGGTTCCCTCGTGGCGACGCTCCTGCCGCTCGCGGGCTCGGCCGGCAGCGCGCTGTGGTCCCGCTCGCGGACCCGCTACGCGGCCGTCGCCACGGTCGGTGTGGCGCTGGGCGCAGCGGTCTACTCCGGCCCGGGAGGCACGCACGTCTCCCCCGTCGCGTTGGCACTGATCGCCTGCGTGTGCGTCGCGGCGGCCCTCGGGACGTGGCTGTGGGTCCGGACCGCGGACGCCGACAGCGCCCGGGCCTGA
- a CDS encoding LemA family protein: MDTGLITTLIVIGVVVVVLVVVGIYLWVTYNALTTLKVRVDEAWSDISVQLKRRADLIPTIVDTVKGYATHEKAVFTDVTAARAETLSAGDADAASAAEGHMQKALKSVFAVAEGYPQLQSSQNFLQLQTELVDTEDKIQAARRFYNGGVRELNTKIRVFPNSTFAKRRGFEQASFFETSEPAAIAEPPRVQF, encoded by the coding sequence ATGGACACCGGACTCATCACGACCCTGATCGTCATCGGCGTCGTGGTCGTGGTCCTCGTGGTCGTCGGCATCTACCTCTGGGTCACTTACAACGCACTCACCACGCTCAAGGTGCGCGTGGACGAGGCCTGGAGCGACATCTCGGTGCAGCTCAAGCGGCGGGCGGACCTCATCCCCACGATCGTGGACACGGTCAAGGGGTACGCGACGCACGAGAAGGCCGTGTTCACCGACGTCACCGCGGCCCGTGCGGAGACGCTGAGCGCCGGTGACGCCGATGCCGCGTCGGCGGCCGAGGGCCACATGCAGAAGGCGTTGAAGAGCGTGTTCGCGGTCGCCGAGGGCTACCCGCAACTGCAGTCGAGCCAGAACTTCCTGCAGCTGCAGACCGAGCTGGTCGACACCGAGGACAAGATCCAGGCGGCGCGCCGGTTCTACAACGGTGGCGTGCGTGAGCTCAACACGAAGATCCGGGTCTTCCCGAACTCGACGTTCGCCAAGCGCCGCGGGTTCGAGCAGGCGTCCTTCTTCGAGACCTCCGAGCCGGCCGCGATCGCCGAGCCCCCGCGCGTCCAGTTCTGA
- a CDS encoding M48 family metallopeptidase, whose translation MYRAVARNKRNTVLIVLVFLLVIGALGFLGGYLAGNTSIGIVVLVVALGYAVLQYFTAARQATAIAGGIEIDRTTEPRLWRTVENLAITTGMPMPRVFVVPDPSPNAFATGRDPEHAVVAATTGLLELMDDQELQGVMAHELGHVRNYDIRVSTMVFGLVVAVGLVADVLLRISLFSGLSGGRNRSNDNGGGSNPVLLVAGLVALLVAPVAAMGIQAAVSRQREYLADATGALTTRHPEGLARALEKLGAYGRPMQTQNSSMAHLWISDPMRPGVMDRLFSTHPPLPDRIVRLRTNQDRF comes from the coding sequence GTGTACCGCGCCGTCGCGCGCAACAAGCGCAACACCGTCCTGATCGTCCTGGTGTTCCTGCTGGTCATCGGCGCGCTCGGCTTCCTCGGCGGGTACCTGGCGGGCAACACGTCGATCGGCATCGTGGTCCTAGTGGTGGCCCTCGGGTACGCGGTGCTGCAGTACTTCACGGCGGCGCGGCAGGCCACGGCGATCGCTGGCGGCATCGAGATCGACCGGACGACCGAGCCACGGCTGTGGCGCACGGTCGAGAACCTGGCGATCACGACCGGCATGCCGATGCCGCGCGTGTTCGTCGTGCCCGACCCGTCGCCGAACGCCTTCGCGACCGGCCGTGACCCCGAGCACGCCGTGGTTGCCGCGACGACCGGCCTGCTCGAGCTCATGGACGACCAGGAGCTGCAGGGCGTGATGGCCCACGAGCTCGGGCACGTCCGCAACTATGACATCCGTGTGTCGACGATGGTGTTCGGCCTGGTCGTGGCAGTCGGACTGGTCGCCGACGTGCTCCTGCGCATCTCCCTGTTCAGCGGGCTGAGCGGCGGGCGGAACCGGTCCAACGACAACGGCGGCGGGTCGAACCCGGTCCTGCTCGTCGCAGGGCTCGTGGCTCTCCTCGTGGCACCGGTCGCCGCGATGGGCATCCAGGCCGCGGTGTCCCGGCAGCGTGAGTACCTGGCCGATGCGACCGGCGCCCTGACGACCCGTCACCCCGAGGGGCTCGCTCGCGCGCTCGAGAAGCTCGGCGCGTACGGACGGCCGATGCAGACGCAGAACTCGTCGATGGCCCACCTGTGGATCAGCGACCCGATGCGGCCCGGTGTGATGGACCGGCTGTTCTCGACCCACCCGCCGCTGCCCGACCGCATCGTGCGACTGCGGACGAACCAGGACCGCTTCTAG